In Methyloceanibacter stevinii, the genomic stretch GGTCGCACCGGAGTCCTTGCTGTCGGTGGGCGACAACGTCCACATCCAGCGGGTCTCAGCAATATTCCAAGCCGCGCGGCGGACAATTTGTATTGGTACGGCCGCTATCTGGAGCGCGCCGAAGCGACGTTGCGTGTTGTCCGGTGCCTGTGCGTGCGCAGCATCGATATGGATGTTCTGTCGGGCAACGTACCGGAGACGATCGAGAAGCTCACACACCTGCTCGTGGCCTGGGGCGCGATCGCGCCGGAACAAGAGGGCAGCTCGCCTTTGGAGGTTGCCCGGCACGCTCTCGCCGACGACAGCGCATACGGCTCCGGTCTCGCCGGCATCCGTCTTGCCCGCAGCGCCAGTTCGGTCATCCGTGAACGGATTTCCATCGACGCTTCGCGGCTTTCCCGTCAGATCGACGCGCATTTCCCGAGCCTCGATGCGTTGCCGAGCGAAGTGGATGTGCTGGACGCCGCGGACAAGGCGCTTGAGGGGCTCGCCGCGCTTTCTGGCCTCACCCAGGAGAGCATGAACCGGGATGCGGGCTGGCGCTTCCTCGACATCGGCAGGCGGATCGAACGGGCCATTCTCACCTGCCGGATTGCGCGCACATTCATCGACGACGAGGCGACGGCCGAGGATTTGGAAGTCATGCTCGATCTGGTGGATTCACAGATCACCTACCGGTCGCGCTACATGACTGGCGTGGCGCTGGCGCCGGTGCGCGATATGGTGATGCTCGATCCCTATAATCCGCGTTCCGTCAGTTTCCAGCTCTCGGCGATCAGCGACCATTTGGCGATCCTGCCGACCCTGCGGAACGACGGTGTGCCCGAGGAACCGCAAGGCATTTCTTCGATCCTGGCTACCGAATTGGAGATGGCCAAGGCCAACGAGATCGACAAGCAAGCCATCCTCGCGTTCGAACAGAGAATCCTGCAACTCGCCGATGCGATTGCGTCCGCTATTTCCCGCGGCGCCAGAAAGTCTCGGTCGCGGCGGAGACGAGCAGCCTGTCGTGATCTACGACATCGATCATCTCACGGCGTATGCCTACGACGAGCCCGTCATGTCCGCGACGCTCGCGCTCCGTCTGACGCCGCGAAACAGCGCGCTTCAGCGAAAGCTGGGGCATACGGTTCGAGTCGATCCGCCGCCCGATCAAATCGGGGTGTACGACGATTTCTTCGGCAACGCCGTCGATGTCGTCACCATCGACACAAAGCACACGGAGCTTACCATCAAATCTTCGGCGCGTGTGGAGTGCCTCGACCGTCCGGCCCTCATCGAAGAGAACCTTGCCTGGGAGCGGGTGGCGCAGGAGGCGCTCTCCCGGCGTGATCTATCCGGCAGCGGACTCGCCCATTTCCTGTTTCCGAGCCCGCTGATTTCGCTCGAACGTGATGTGGCGTTGTACGCGCAAGAAAGCTTTCCCGAAGGCCGTGGCATATTCGAAGCGTGTACGGATTTGATGTCGCGTATCCGGAACGACTTCGAGTACGAGCCGACCACGACCGAGATTTCGACGACGGTCGCACAAGCCTTCGCGCAGCGCAGCGGTGTGTGCCAGGACTTCGCACAGATCATGATCTCGGGGTTGCGCGGTCTGGGACTGCCGGCAGCTTATGTGAGCGGATATCTGCGCACCATTCCGCCGCCCGGTGAGGAGCGGCTGCAAGGGCCGGACGCGACCCATGCCTGGGTGTCCGTCTGGACCGGAGAGGTGGGCGGCTGGATCGGATTCGATCCCACGAATGCGATCCACGCATCGACCGATCACGTGGATTTGGCGGTCGGAAGGGACTTCTCCGACGTCTCGCCCGTGCATGGGGTGTTCGTCGGGTCCGGCGCGCATCAGCTTCGCGTCGAGGTCGACGTCGTGCCCGTTGAGGGCAACGGGTAGGGCCTGCTGCCGGCGCCGAGCCAAAGGTCCAGATGCAAGCATAATACTTGATTACTCAAGTAATAATACGGTATCATGCGTGCATGAATGAGAGCGAAAGAGAGGATGCCGTGCTGGTCCTATTGGATGTAGCCGCCCGTATCGAACGGCGGCTGGATAATGCGTTGTCGATGGCACGGGGGATTTCGTTCAGCGAGTACAGAATTCTCAAGGCGCTTGCCAACGAGGAGGGCCGCGGTGTCATGCGGGTCGATCTCGCGGAGGCCGTGGGGCTCACGGCATCGGCGGTGACGCGCGCGTTGCGGCCTTTGGAGAAGATCGGCGTGGTCGCCACGGAGAAGCACGAGCGGGACGCGCGCTGCAGCCTCGCGAAGCTCACGCCTGCGGGCCTGGAGCTCTTGAGCGATGCGGAGCAGGTCGTGGCCGACGGGCTCGATGCGATCCCGATGAAGGGCGTGTCGTTGGACAAGCTTGCCTCCTTGCAGGCAGAGCTCTCGAAGCCCCGGTGTGCGCCTAGCCGGCGCAGCACGATCCGGGCGACATGAGGATGACCGCAGGGATCTGATGCCAGGCCAAGAGGGGACGTCATGATCAAATCCTATACGGACCACGCCGCCAACGAGCGGACCTTTCTCGCCTGGATGCGGACCGGTGTCGCGATCATCGCGTTCGGGTTCTTGATCGACCGGTTCGACCTCTTCGTCATGACCATGGCGGATGCGGTGGGCATCAAGCCCGAGCATCACGCGCAGCTCGACAAGATGTCCGGGGCGTCGGTCTAAGCACCGGCGTCTGGTTTATCCTCGTGGGCGTGGCTTTCATCGTGGCGGCAACGATCCGTTTCGTACGCACGCGGTCGCTGTTGAAGGACGAGCAGATCCACACGACGGGTTTCGCGATGGAGTTTGCGCTAGCGATCGTTCTGGCGGTGCTGATCGTGGTCGCCAGCATCCCGCTTCTCGTCAGCGCCCTATAGGAAGGGCCAGATCGATGCGGCCTTCGGCTTCACCGGCGCCGTGACCTTCGCGCAGAGCCGAGGCCGGAAATAGCATGTGCCGTTCGATTGGCCCGTGCGGGCGCCGACGCCCTCCTGAGCCAGTTCGGACTTGGCACCGAGGTTGAAGCGGTACTCGATGCCGGTATTGGGCGCCCACGCGGAACAGGTGACCCGCACGACCCCCTTGTAA encodes the following:
- a CDS encoding transglutaminase family protein, which codes for MIYDIDHLTAYAYDEPVMSATLALRLTPRNSALQRKLGHTVRVDPPPDQIGVYDDFFGNAVDVVTIDTKHTELTIKSSARVECLDRPALIEENLAWERVAQEALSRRDLSGSGLAHFLFPSPLISLERDVALYAQESFPEGRGIFEACTDLMSRIRNDFEYEPTTTEISTTVAQAFAQRSGVCQDFAQIMISGLRGLGLPAAYVSGYLRTIPPPGEERLQGPDATHAWVSVWTGEVGGWIGFDPTNAIHASTDHVDLAVGRDFSDVSPVHGVFVGSGAHQLRVEVDVVPVEGNG
- a CDS encoding YidH family protein, which produces MIKSYTDHAANERTFLAWMRTGVAIIAFGFLIDRFDLFVMTMADAVGIKPEHHAQLDKMSGASV
- a CDS encoding MarR family winged helix-turn-helix transcriptional regulator, with protein sequence MLVLLDVAARIERRLDNALSMARGISFSEYRILKALANEEGRGVMRVDLAEAVGLTASAVTRALRPLEKIGVVATEKHERDARCSLAKLTPAGLELLSDAEQVVADGLDAIPMKGVSLDKLASLQAELSKPRCAPSRRSTIRAT